A genomic region of Gemmata massiliana contains the following coding sequences:
- a CDS encoding tyrosine-type recombinase/integrase, whose product MGQQAQHTHKLADGTLVWYSLTDRPGGYRVRFVGPNGKRVERATGCRTKGEAREAAPQIIEEEYRPALPPEPSKANWDTVLNELESTLDLRPDSVRAYRTAIGALRAALPELTGPADVTNALAHQFKRKFLSGTYARGKASDAKRYTRSPTSCTTYLRALRSLWHKHFRPLGYVTENPWHEVPYPNVPRGKRVRVPPEQAVTDCFKWLEQKHPGWGLPRLFVQVKMLAGGRTLDLCKVRTADLGADSLTLTAEATKTREARTVPLPADVLTELRKVAGPIWLWENSAEESRRYRPNPQTKNKKVGLYRPSTWRWTIQNLFREFNAGRPEKSRLRPHDLRARAITVVAAATQNVDATARAMGVDPQTARHYLDAAQAFDRSDILKRAADLLLPPTQTPPSEK is encoded by the coding sequence ATGGGTCAACAAGCACAACACACGCACAAATTAGCCGACGGTACGCTGGTCTGGTATTCGCTCACGGACCGGCCGGGCGGGTATCGGGTCCGGTTCGTCGGCCCGAACGGGAAACGGGTCGAACGTGCGACCGGATGCCGGACCAAGGGCGAAGCCCGTGAGGCGGCGCCTCAAATCATTGAAGAAGAATACCGACCCGCGCTTCCGCCCGAGCCCTCGAAGGCCAACTGGGACACGGTGCTGAACGAACTGGAGAGCACCCTGGACCTGCGGCCGGATTCGGTTCGCGCCTACCGGACCGCAATCGGCGCCCTGCGTGCCGCGCTCCCGGAACTGACCGGACCGGCCGACGTGACGAACGCGCTGGCGCATCAGTTCAAACGCAAGTTCCTGTCGGGAACCTACGCGCGGGGCAAGGCGAGTGACGCCAAACGGTACACGCGCTCGCCGACCTCCTGCACGACCTACCTGCGCGCCTTGCGCTCGTTGTGGCATAAGCATTTCCGCCCGCTGGGGTACGTGACCGAGAACCCGTGGCACGAGGTGCCGTACCCAAACGTACCGCGGGGGAAGCGGGTTCGGGTACCACCTGAGCAAGCGGTCACCGATTGCTTCAAGTGGTTGGAGCAGAAGCACCCGGGCTGGGGCCTGCCGCGGTTGTTCGTGCAGGTGAAGATGTTGGCGGGGGGCCGGACCCTCGATTTGTGCAAGGTCCGGACGGCCGACTTGGGCGCCGACTCTCTGACCCTCACGGCCGAGGCGACAAAAACGCGGGAAGCTCGGACCGTACCCCTTCCTGCTGACGTTCTGACCGAACTCCGAAAGGTTGCGGGACCGATATGGTTGTGGGAGAACTCAGCAGAGGAATCGAGGCGATATCGACCGAACCCGCAGACCAAAAACAAGAAGGTGGGATTGTACCGCCCCTCGACGTGGCGCTGGACAATTCAAAATCTGTTCCGGGAGTTCAACGCGGGGCGCCCGGAGAAATCGCGACTGCGTCCGCACGATTTGCGTGCTCGTGCAATTACAGTCGTGGCCGCAGCAACCCAAAATGTGGATGCGACGGCCCGAGCGATGGGTGTCGACCCGCAAACCGCGCGGCACTACCTCGACGCTGCACAGGCGTTTGACCGCTCTGACATCCTTAAGAGGGCCGCGGATTTATTGCTTCCGCCGACCCAAACGCCACCGTCCGAAAAGTAG
- a CDS encoding serine/threonine-protein kinase, protein MPDPGPAPGEAAPLTNHAPGTAGTESLTVEPEPLADTCVRPRSQGASPAPCSDLSTGGAFGYEILGELGRGGMAVVYRARDVRLNREVALKRVLRPDTDRLTIARFWAEAEAMAAVTHPHVVQVYELGEDGGRPFMAMELVPGGSLHERLAGRPMVPRAAAALLMQAARGVGAAHELGIVHRDLKPGNILLTAEGAPKVADFGIAKHGAHDLTQTDLVMGTPAYMAPEQAAGRAKFVGPQADVWALGVILYEALVGARPFSAESTLDLMKKICSEGPVPPHKIVRSIPRDLELICLKCLSKLPYERYPTGNELAEDLGRYMRGEPIAARPTGKLAWGYKWVRRNPLPTALILTLFGLATAIGVSNHQLRRANAEERSRHQAEQRASVEAVASAIRLALQRGAVREAVKAFDDAVDAGLPPTPGMRLDKARAHDATGNRDAALAELARARDGLPAGLWAKADLLEGALLIGDNDARALQLLRQARACGLEPADDHYALGLLAETAPVAEKHFTDAVKADPGHVPARAGLLLTRFSLGQLDEVIRLGEQSRLIAPEHPTFTIWLAVAYALKGDQGATEAFLATAAWAFGPDQRFSAVKELLSGVVEIAVMIRNGQLDLPRISAVLRNQGPLLSLLGFADPHPETGIFNFATRLPGAARNAIVIFVREAFTLTAAADGLGLRERFPAQLAAIVARGGTFSFTDQAGARAARQSLGACPEGTLKELYAFRLFSIGAEAYFSPTGEATGRQFLIEAGEAALDAVATPGFFVDRGKCLDIALISYALVGTPMKSPARAGQPELARKALDVLRERRRQPGAFNGSLYVPAVKTAIVTNEFALARLLLDEWAVTIPRDGAYYNFRRRVEYHDRAYGPALAAIEQIPESFLDQGQMRGEMHAARDDCRHHLGLIAIAPQPRPK, encoded by the coding sequence ATGCCCGATCCCGGTCCTGCACCTGGAGAGGCCGCTCCGCTCACGAACCATGCGCCCGGTACCGCCGGCACCGAAAGTCTAACGGTCGAGCCTGAGCCGCTGGCCGATACGTGCGTCCGGCCGCGGAGCCAGGGGGCTTCCCCGGCGCCGTGTTCGGACCTCAGCACCGGCGGCGCTTTTGGGTACGAGATACTCGGAGAACTCGGCCGCGGCGGCATGGCCGTCGTGTACCGCGCCCGCGACGTGCGTTTGAATCGCGAGGTCGCACTCAAGCGGGTTCTCCGCCCCGACACGGACCGCCTGACCATAGCCCGGTTCTGGGCCGAGGCCGAGGCGATGGCTGCGGTTACGCACCCGCACGTCGTTCAGGTATACGAGCTAGGCGAGGACGGGGGGCGCCCCTTCATGGCGATGGAACTCGTCCCCGGCGGGTCGCTGCACGAGCGCTTGGCCGGCCGGCCGATGGTGCCCCGCGCGGCCGCGGCGCTCTTGATGCAGGCCGCGCGCGGCGTCGGCGCGGCGCACGAACTGGGCATTGTCCACCGCGACCTCAAGCCGGGGAACATCCTCCTGACTGCCGAAGGTGCCCCCAAGGTCGCGGACTTCGGTATCGCAAAGCACGGTGCCCACGACCTGACGCAAACGGACCTTGTGATGGGTACGCCCGCATACATGGCCCCCGAGCAAGCAGCCGGGCGTGCGAAGTTCGTCGGCCCACAAGCGGACGTCTGGGCGCTCGGCGTGATTCTTTATGAGGCCCTCGTGGGTGCACGGCCGTTTAGCGCCGAGTCCACTTTGGACCTGATGAAGAAGATCTGTTCGGAAGGGCCGGTACCGCCGCACAAGATCGTCCGGTCGATCCCGCGAGACCTCGAGCTGATTTGTCTGAAGTGCCTCTCGAAGCTACCGTACGAGCGGTATCCCACCGGAAATGAGTTGGCCGAAGACTTGGGGCGCTACATGCGGGGTGAGCCGATCGCCGCGCGCCCGACGGGGAAGCTCGCGTGGGGCTACAAATGGGTGCGCCGCAACCCGCTGCCCACGGCTCTCATCCTCACGCTTTTCGGGCTCGCGACCGCGATCGGGGTGTCGAACCATCAGCTCCGTCGCGCGAACGCCGAAGAGCGGAGCCGGCACCAGGCCGAACAACGGGCTTCTGTTGAGGCGGTCGCGTCGGCGATTCGTCTCGCGCTCCAGCGCGGCGCGGTACGGGAAGCGGTGAAAGCGTTCGACGACGCGGTGGATGCCGGGCTACCGCCGACGCCGGGAATGCGATTGGACAAGGCGCGCGCACACGACGCCACAGGGAACCGGGACGCGGCACTTGCGGAACTGGCCCGCGCCCGGGACGGTTTGCCCGCGGGCCTATGGGCGAAAGCCGACTTACTGGAGGGCGCACTGTTGATCGGTGACAACGACGCTCGGGCCCTCCAGTTGCTCCGGCAAGCGCGAGCATGCGGGCTCGAACCGGCCGACGACCACTACGCCCTCGGGCTGCTCGCGGAAACGGCCCCGGTCGCCGAAAAGCACTTCACGGATGCCGTAAAGGCGGACCCGGGTCACGTCCCGGCCCGCGCAGGGCTGCTCCTGACCCGCTTTTCGCTCGGACAATTGGACGAAGTCATCCGACTCGGTGAACAGTCCCGGCTGATTGCCCCGGAGCACCCGACCTTCACCATCTGGCTTGCGGTCGCTTACGCCCTGAAAGGCGATCAGGGCGCGACCGAGGCGTTCCTGGCCACGGCGGCCTGGGCGTTCGGCCCAGATCAGCGGTTCTCGGCGGTCAAGGAACTGCTGTCTGGGGTTGTGGAAATTGCCGTTATGATCAGAAATGGGCAACTGGACCTGCCCCGCATTAGTGCAGTGCTACGAAACCAGGGGCCGTTGCTGAGCCTCTTGGGGTTCGCGGATCCGCATCCCGAAACCGGGATCTTCAATTTCGCCACGCGCTTGCCCGGGGCTGCTCGAAACGCGATCGTCATTTTCGTCCGCGAAGCGTTCACATTGACCGCCGCCGCCGACGGCCTGGGGCTGCGTGAGCGATTCCCCGCGCAGCTGGCCGCGATCGTTGCACGGGGAGGCACGTTTAGCTTTACCGACCAGGCTGGCGCGCGTGCCGCGCGGCAGTCGCTCGGGGCCTGTCCGGAAGGGACGCTTAAGGAGCTTTACGCCTTTCGTCTGTTTAGCATTGGCGCGGAAGCGTATTTTTCTCCTACCGGAGAAGCCACGGGGCGCCAGTTCCTCATCGAAGCTGGCGAAGCCGCCCTCGACGCGGTTGCTACCCCCGGGTTCTTTGTCGACCGCGGCAAGTGCCTCGACATCGCTTTAATCAGTTACGCCCTCGTCGGCACCCCCATGAAATCCCCTGCCCGTGCCGGGCAGCCGGAGCTGGCGCGAAAGGCTCTCGACGTTCTGCGCGAGCGGCGCCGACAGCCCGGGGCCTTCAATGGGTCCCTGTACGTCCCTGCGGTCAAGACCGCGATAGTGACGAACGAATTCGCGCTCGCTCGTCTACTGCTCGACGAATGGGCCGTTACGATCCCGCGAGACGGGGCCTATTACAACTTTCGTAGGAGGGTCGAGTATCACGACCGGGCTTACGGTCCGGCCCTTGCAGCGATCGAACAAATTCCCGAGTCGTTCCTCGATCAGGGGCAGATGCGGGGCGAGATGCACGCCGCGCGCGACGACTGCCGCCACCACTTGGGGCTGATCGCGATCGCTCCCCAGCCAAGACCAAAGTAG
- a CDS encoding ECF-type sigma factor, with translation MSLVPEGSITIWLEQLKGGDPSAVEPLWNRYFTKLVTLARNQLRSAPRAAADEEDVALSAFDSFCHRVAENRFPRLEDRDDLWQVLFVITTRKATGLVRREMRQKRGCGRVVHASAAGSPTQAYDALNSAVAPEPSPEFTAAIAEECELLLSLLGEGELRKVAICKMESYTNVEIAKKLGRSVATVERKLATIREIWERSINR, from the coding sequence ATGTCACTCGTGCCTGAAGGGTCGATTACGATCTGGCTAGAACAGCTAAAGGGTGGTGACCCTTCAGCGGTGGAGCCTCTGTGGAATCGATACTTTACTAAGCTCGTTACACTGGCTCGTAATCAGTTGCGATCCGCACCTCGGGCCGCAGCAGACGAGGAGGATGTGGCGCTCAGCGCATTCGATAGCTTCTGCCACCGTGTGGCAGAAAACCGTTTCCCCCGTCTGGAAGACCGTGACGACCTGTGGCAAGTCTTGTTCGTCATTACCACCCGCAAGGCGACCGGCTTGGTGCGCCGCGAGATGAGGCAGAAACGGGGCTGCGGGCGTGTCGTCCATGCTTCTGCTGCTGGATCACCCACACAAGCATATGACGCGCTGAACTCAGCGGTCGCCCCCGAACCATCTCCAGAGTTCACAGCCGCAATAGCCGAGGAGTGCGAACTCTTACTCAGCCTGCTGGGTGAGGGGGAGCTTCGGAAGGTGGCAATTTGTAAGATGGAGAGTTACACGAACGTGGAGATCGCGAAGAAATTGGGCCGCTCGGTTGCAACTGTAGAGCGGAAGCTGGCAACGATACGGGAAATATGGGAACGGAGTATAAACCGGTGA
- a CDS encoding tetratricopeptide repeat protein has protein sequence MSTNPDMPEQNTVDKLIIIDRLCDRFEDEWRSGVCPSIEQFLQSAGFDVATAPANLFRELARVKSAYDAPQPLTCEPIPHSDLASGLVTQPEPPGAPAADRSGYFSRPLIPVVPGYELLDEVGRGGMGIVYRARDVHLHRDVAVKLLQEKYHATSLAAHRFLDEARITGQLQHPGIPPVHEIGSLLDGRHFLVMKLIKGRTLAAALTDVSVSRGSLIAAFELVCHAVAYAHDRGVIHRDLKPANVMIGDFGEVQVMDWGLAKFLRKIGVESEEGKAPETFHDPRAGFEEDLRTQTGSFLGTPAYMPPEQASGALDQVDERSDVFGLGAILCAVLTGRPPYRGANAEATRQLAALADLVDTFATLDACGAEPELMVLCKRCLSPERDDRPRDAGVVAKVVAELRSEAEQRARQAELDRMKVDGERATAKARAEEEAKTRRATEEKLVEQRKRWRSQRALAGVVMALVLSLGAGAWWRDRQETARRGAQTRNEDLMTALLERGEAALRAGDAPTAGVLLEQAEKRTEEDFPEALKERLTQCREDLDLLHEIDRLEDVFWTTTPGPFRFTNSDIRPSVFTRHGMVIGRTPTADVARRVNASLIREHLLALFDRQLVMSSQFAFPSEFTSELKALLHAADPDEFRDTIRTAIAEKAETRVLEMLKLPAAVAQPSRFTVALGEFVSIPPDQRARLLTASLIQQAGNYRVLMGLAHLHSFFPTEASGKQNRVSPPVLEWIVAPPITDGDQTATFNKALNEREKWVRAALAVRSWSAAPFNDLGVILSLKGEWCAAIAYLREGLRLQPESALIHINLASALAQTDDLAGAVSHNKEAIRLNPKSAGAHFNLGQVLLKKNELPKAAAAFRQATQIEPKFYIAWHNLGVVLDRMGEKTAATIAFQEALRIEPRSGDTSSALAVSHTNRGIDLLNKGDVNGAIDAAREAIKADPKYTQAHRILSNALHAKGELDSAIAVLHKAIEIDPQDAASLTDLSNALLEKGQVDRALVVAKDAIKFDPKIAQAHGALGNALFAKDDLNGAIAAFREAIKQDPKYAVAHTNLGAALLAKDDVDGAIAALKEAIKHDPKYAVSHYNLGLALAAKDSDGAVAAFKEAIKHDPKCAPAHYSLGIMLQDKGDPNGAIAAFKEAVKINPKDANAHYNLGLVYRAQKNYPAAIVCAAAAREAEPRDADAHALLGDLLRITGDIAGARTTLTEAVKLDPQRFGPLLAELPLHDVAPPPHEKK, from the coding sequence GTGAGCACGAATCCCGATATGCCCGAACAAAATACGGTTGATAAACTCATTATAATTGATCGATTGTGCGATCGATTCGAGGACGAGTGGCGCTCGGGAGTATGCCCAAGCATCGAGCAATTTCTCCAATCGGCGGGATTCGATGTTGCAACAGCACCTGCGAACCTCTTCCGAGAGTTGGCGCGGGTGAAATCCGCGTACGATGCTCCGCAACCGCTGACGTGCGAGCCGATACCCCATTCCGATCTCGCGAGCGGGCTGGTGACCCAGCCGGAGCCTCCCGGTGCGCCGGCTGCTGATAGAAGCGGATATTTCAGCCGACCACTGATCCCTGTCGTCCCCGGTTACGAACTTCTCGACGAGGTCGGTCGCGGTGGGATGGGAATCGTGTATCGCGCGCGGGACGTTCACCTGCACCGAGATGTGGCTGTCAAGTTACTTCAAGAGAAGTATCACGCGACATCGTTGGCTGCTCACCGGTTCTTGGACGAGGCGCGCATCACTGGTCAACTCCAACACCCCGGCATCCCGCCCGTGCACGAGATCGGCAGCTTACTAGATGGGCGTCATTTTTTGGTGATGAAGCTAATCAAAGGACGGACACTAGCCGCGGCACTCACCGACGTCTCGGTAAGCCGAGGATCATTAATCGCTGCATTCGAGCTGGTGTGTCATGCGGTAGCCTACGCCCACGACCGTGGCGTTATCCACCGTGATTTGAAACCGGCAAACGTAATGATTGGCGATTTCGGTGAGGTCCAAGTGATGGACTGGGGGCTCGCGAAGTTCCTCAGGAAGATTGGAGTAGAATCAGAGGAGGGTAAGGCCCCCGAGACGTTCCACGATCCTCGGGCGGGATTCGAGGAAGATTTGCGGACGCAGACCGGTTCGTTTCTTGGTACGCCGGCATACATGCCGCCTGAGCAAGCGAGCGGAGCTCTCGATCAGGTGGATGAGCGGAGTGATGTGTTCGGTCTAGGGGCGATTCTGTGCGCCGTCCTAACAGGTCGGCCACCATACAGGGGTGCGAACGCGGAAGCCACACGACAACTCGCGGCTCTTGCGGATTTGGTCGATACGTTCGCTACGCTCGATGCGTGCGGAGCGGAACCAGAATTGATGGTGCTATGCAAGCGGTGTTTATCGCCGGAACGGGACGACCGACCTCGCGACGCCGGGGTAGTAGCAAAGGTGGTCGCGGAACTGAGATCGGAGGCGGAGCAACGTGCTCGACAAGCCGAACTGGATCGCATGAAAGTCGATGGCGAGCGTGCTACCGCGAAGGCCCGAGCCGAAGAAGAAGCCAAGACCCGACGTGCGACTGAGGAAAAACTCGTTGAGCAGCGGAAACGGTGGAGATCGCAACGGGCGCTGGCCGGGGTCGTAATGGCGCTTGTGCTGAGCCTCGGGGCCGGGGCGTGGTGGCGGGATCGGCAGGAGACCGCGCGTCGCGGCGCCCAAACCCGAAACGAAGACTTGATGACAGCGCTGCTAGAGCGGGGCGAAGCGGCCTTACGAGCGGGCGATGCACCGACCGCGGGGGTCCTTCTAGAACAAGCCGAAAAACGGACCGAAGAAGATTTCCCGGAGGCCCTAAAGGAACGTCTTACACAGTGTCGTGAGGACCTTGATCTTCTCCATGAGATCGACAGACTCGAAGATGTTTTTTGGACTACGACTCCGGGACCATTTCGATTCACTAATAGCGATATTAGACCGTCAGTTTTTACGCGTCACGGAATGGTGATCGGCAGAACCCCGACCGCGGATGTGGCACGGCGTGTGAATGCTTCGCTAATACGCGAACACTTGTTGGCGCTCTTTGATCGGCAGTTAGTCATGAGCTCGCAGTTCGCGTTCCCGTCCGAATTCACTTCGGAATTGAAGGCACTGCTGCACGCGGCCGATCCAGACGAATTCCGAGACACGATTCGTACTGCGATTGCGGAAAAGGCGGAGACTCGAGTTCTTGAAATGCTCAAGCTTCCCGCAGCAGTTGCGCAGCCGAGTCGTTTCACCGTCGCACTGGGGGAGTTCGTCAGCATTCCGCCCGACCAACGAGCCCGCTTGCTGACCGCTTCACTGATTCAGCAAGCCGGAAACTACCGGGTCCTGATGGGGCTGGCTCACCTCCACTCTTTCTTTCCGACTGAAGCGTCTGGGAAGCAAAATCGAGTATCCCCGCCGGTTCTCGAGTGGATCGTGGCACCACCGATTACTGACGGCGACCAGACCGCAACCTTCAATAAAGCGTTAAATGAGCGTGAAAAGTGGGTCCGTGCGGCGCTGGCCGTCCGATCTTGGAGCGCAGCTCCCTTCAACGACTTGGGGGTTATCCTCTCTCTGAAAGGGGAGTGGTGCGCCGCGATTGCGTACCTCCGCGAAGGTCTCCGCCTCCAACCGGAGTCAGCCTTAATCCATATCAATCTCGCCAGTGCCCTCGCACAAACCGACGATCTTGCTGGAGCAGTCAGTCACAACAAGGAGGCCATCCGACTTAACCCGAAGTCCGCTGGGGCTCACTTTAACCTTGGGCAGGTTTTGCTCAAAAAAAACGAATTGCCTAAGGCCGCCGCAGCATTTCGGCAGGCAACTCAAATCGAACCGAAATTCTACATCGCTTGGCACAATCTTGGAGTCGTTTTGGACCGCATGGGCGAGAAGACTGCAGCGACGATCGCATTCCAAGAGGCCCTCCGGATCGAGCCTCGGTCTGGAGATACCTCTTCGGCTCTTGCGGTCAGCCATACCAATCGCGGCATCGACCTATTGAACAAAGGCGATGTGAACGGAGCTATTGATGCCGCGAGGGAAGCAATCAAGGCGGACCCAAAATACACCCAAGCCCACCGAATCCTGAGTAACGCGCTGCACGCCAAGGGGGAACTCGACTCCGCCATTGCCGTGCTTCATAAGGCCATCGAAATTGACCCTCAGGACGCTGCTTCCCTCACGGATCTGAGCAACGCACTACTTGAGAAGGGCCAAGTGGATCGAGCGCTCGTTGTTGCTAAGGATGCGATCAAGTTCGACCCGAAGATCGCCCAAGCTCATGGTGCTCTCGGCAATGCTCTATTCGCCAAGGACGATCTAAACGGGGCCATTGCGGCTTTCCGAGAAGCCATCAAGCAAGATCCCAAATACGCCGTCGCCCACACCAACCTCGGCGCGGCGCTGTTGGCCAAGGATGACGTTGATGGTGCCATTGCGGCGCTTAAGGAGGCCATTAAACACGACCCGAAGTATGCCGTGAGTCACTACAACTTGGGACTCGCGCTGGCTGCCAAGGACTCGGACGGAGCGGTAGCGGCGTTCAAAGAGGCCATCAAACACGACCCAAAATGCGCCCCAGCCCACTACAGCCTCGGCATCATGCTGCAAGATAAGGGTGACCCGAATGGGGCCATCGCGGCGTTCAAGGAGGCCGTTAAGATCAATCCGAAGGACGCCAACGCCCACTACAACCTCGGCCTTGTTTACCGCGCGCAAAAGAACTACCCGGCGGCTATCGTTTGTGCCGCAGCGGCACGAGAAGCGGAGCCGAGGGACGCCGACGCACACGCGCTGCTCGGTGATCTGCTGCGAATCACTGGGGACATCGCGGGCGCGCGGACGACTCTGACCGAAGCCGTTAAGCTCGATCCGCAGCGGTTCGGCCCACTGCTGGCGGAACTTCCGCTGCACGATGTGGCACCACCACCCCACGAGAAGAAGTGA
- a CDS encoding endonuclease/exonuclease/phosphatase family protein, with protein sequence MQRVLLVAFASAAVALGLMPRTGSAQPPIPPRITVAAWNIEWLGKPHNRSGAGKDVAQSAQDIADYIKASAVDILSVEEVTFDTGTDDNRQNKTLVDACKFLNRLPGQQWEHRLFPKRDEDAKDQCVGLIWNESRVQPQKTQGNKPFYRLEMTAPQNLTDDPDFGAGSHYFDRWATAMKFSAGKDKTDVVLIPVHLKANIGGVAKTRRQRNVEAKMLTKALAKVRDAFRDDDIIILGDTNILKNDEPATTTITHAGFNDLNFLDAATHQGGAPFDRAFVADDTNPKGRNKEFAHSAQEVFAHPDFNSQQFKKRLSDHYLIRFSIDVMDDDD encoded by the coding sequence ATGCAACGAGTATTGCTAGTAGCATTCGCCTCAGCCGCAGTCGCTCTCGGCCTGATGCCACGGACGGGTTCCGCCCAACCACCGATCCCTCCCCGAATTACCGTCGCCGCGTGGAACATCGAATGGCTCGGAAAGCCACACAATCGCTCCGGCGCGGGCAAGGATGTGGCACAATCCGCCCAGGACATCGCTGACTACATTAAAGCAAGTGCGGTAGACATCTTATCGGTCGAAGAAGTCACGTTCGATACGGGTACCGATGATAACCGACAGAACAAGACTCTGGTTGACGCCTGCAAATTCCTCAACCGACTGCCAGGCCAGCAGTGGGAGCACCGGCTGTTCCCAAAGCGTGACGAGGATGCTAAAGATCAGTGTGTCGGGTTGATCTGGAATGAGAGCCGGGTCCAGCCCCAAAAGACCCAGGGCAATAAACCGTTTTACCGATTAGAAATGACTGCACCCCAAAACCTGACCGACGATCCGGATTTCGGCGCTGGATCCCACTATTTCGACCGGTGGGCGACTGCGATGAAATTCTCGGCCGGCAAGGATAAGACGGACGTAGTACTGATTCCGGTCCACCTTAAGGCTAATATTGGCGGCGTTGCTAAGACTCGAAGGCAGAGGAACGTGGAAGCCAAGATGCTGACCAAGGCGCTCGCCAAGGTTCGAGACGCATTTCGCGACGACGACATTATCATCCTCGGGGATACGAACATCCTCAAGAACGACGAGCCGGCGACGACAACGATCACCCACGCCGGGTTCAATGATCTGAACTTTCTTGATGCCGCGACTCATCAGGGTGGCGCACCATTTGACCGCGCGTTCGTGGCAGATGACACGAATCCTAAAGGAAGGAACAAAGAGTTCGCACACTCAGCTCAAGAGGTGTTCGCACATCCAGACTTTAATTCTCAACAGTTCAAAAAGCGACTGTCTGACCATTACCTGATTCGGTTCAGCATCGACGTCATGGACGATGACGACTGA
- a CDS encoding transposase family protein, producing the protein MSACDLNLDFPGVILTDVYLTPTLAVVVLVSTAAESSCPSCHNPSARVHSRYVRTLADLPGHNRPVALRLTVRRFFCSQAPRVAARAAGERY; encoded by the coding sequence ATGAGCGCTTGTGACCTGAACCTCGACTTCCCCGGCGTCATTCTGACGGATGTGTACCTGACCCCGACGCTCGCCGTCGTGGTTCTGGTTTCCACGGCGGCGGAATCGTCCTGCCCGTCCTGCCACAACCCCTCCGCGCGTGTTCACAGCCGATACGTCCGAACCCTTGCCGATCTGCCGGGGCACAACCGCCCCGTTGCTCTCCGCCTGACCGTGCGCCGCTTCTTTTGCTCCCAAGCGCCGCGCGTGGCGGCGCGAGCTGCTGGCGAACGATATTGA
- the tnpC gene encoding IS66 family transposase, whose protein sequence is MLERVRACPVIWSDDTRSRFAKPGERTMPYGHFWAAIGDPTAPYTLFHFTTGYDAATGPDQFLGGFRGYVHADCLAQYNGLFAGGAKHVACWAHARRKFLDAGDAGAKAVERIHRLYHLEHQLPPPDTPEHIADRHATRHAQALPIVNDLKTWLDATLGTALPKSAVAVAIRYVTNHWAAFVRYTADGRLSLDNNLSERTLRLIAVGRGNWKFVGSAQAGERAAVHFSFVGTCRHLGLDASAYLREVLPALHSLGEKPTTDQLEPLLPDAWAKRQQSGLIAA, encoded by the coding sequence ATGCTCGAACGGGTGCGCGCGTGCCCGGTGATCTGGTCGGACGACACGCGGTCCCGATTCGCCAAGCCCGGTGAACGAACGATGCCGTACGGCCACTTCTGGGCGGCCATCGGGGACCCGACGGCCCCGTACACGCTGTTCCACTTCACGACGGGTTACGATGCCGCGACCGGACCGGATCAGTTCCTGGGCGGCTTCCGGGGCTACGTGCACGCGGATTGCTTGGCCCAGTACAACGGCCTGTTCGCGGGCGGAGCGAAGCACGTCGCCTGTTGGGCTCATGCGCGCCGCAAGTTCCTCGACGCGGGGGACGCCGGAGCGAAGGCCGTCGAACGCATCCACCGGTTGTACCACCTCGAGCACCAACTCCCGCCGCCCGACACCCCGGAACACATCGCCGACCGTCACGCGACACGGCACGCGCAGGCACTGCCGATCGTGAACGACCTGAAGACATGGCTCGACGCGACCCTCGGGACGGCGTTGCCCAAGTCGGCGGTGGCCGTCGCGATTCGGTATGTGACGAATCACTGGGCGGCGTTCGTCCGGTACACCGCGGACGGGCGGCTGTCGCTGGACAATAACCTCAGTGAGCGAACGCTCCGGCTGATCGCCGTGGGTCGGGGCAATTGGAAGTTCGTGGGCAGTGCGCAGGCGGGTGAGCGCGCCGCCGTCCACTTCTCATTCGTGGGCACCTGTCGTCATCTGGGCCTTGATGCCTCGGCCTACCTTCGTGAGGTTCTTCCGGCCCTTCATTCGCTCGGTGAGAAGCCGACCACAGACCAACTCGAGCCACTCTTGCCGGACGCGTGGGCGAAACGGCAACAATCCGGACTCATCGCCGCGTAA